One region of Brassica napus cultivar Da-Ae chromosome A10, Da-Ae, whole genome shotgun sequence genomic DNA includes:
- the BNACNNG40650D gene encoding uncharacterized protein BNACNNG40650D, which produces MTLAPYILVPYVSYASLSLSQSPKTIMTNGGSESPASLRKQDTDTFSHKIPSTKQRFSSPASACPSFRIYYHDGAAGSIPFEWESHPGTPKHPSSELPPPLPLTPPPSHFSFSGDQTCRSSKKPMKKILALIPTRLFWLSPGGHKNKVKKLSASSESLSERVLIDENEYHMFKYQTKGKVIKRFSSFDSSIDHHPTTRRSQSTSCFGIRIW; this is translated from the coding sequence ATGACACTAGCACCATATATACTAGTACCATATGTCTCATATGCGAGCCTTTCTCTCTCTCAGTCTCCCAAGACAATAATGACAAACGGCGGATCTGAGAGTCCTGCGTCACTGAGAAAGCAAGACACCGATACCTTCTCACACAAGATACCGTCGACCAAACAACGCTTCTCCTCGCCGGCATCAGCTTGTCCTTCCTTTAGAATCTATTACCACGATGGAGCTGCCGGTTCCATCCCTTTCGAATGGGAATCTCATCCTGGTACTCCCAAACACCCCTCCTCCGAGCTGCCTCCGCCACTTCCTCTCACCCCTCCGCCGTCTCATTTTTCCTTCTCCGGCGACCAAACCTGCCGTAGTTCAAAAAAACCCATGAAGAAAATCCTCGCACTAATCCCCACCAGGCTCTTCTGGTTATCACCAGGTGGTCACAAGAATAAGGTCAAGAAACTGTCCGCTTCATCAGAGTCTCTGTCGGAGAGAGTGCTGATCGATGAGAATGAGTACCATATGTTCAAGTATCAGACAAAAGGGAAGGTCATAAAAAGATTTTCATCCTTTGACTCTTCTATTGATCACCACCCCACCACTCGCAGATCACAATCCACCTCTTGCTTCGGAATTCGCATCTGGTAA